One Vigna unguiculata cultivar IT97K-499-35 chromosome 11, ASM411807v1, whole genome shotgun sequence DNA window includes the following coding sequences:
- the LOC114168659 gene encoding E3 ubiquitin-protein ligase SDIR1-like — protein MSFVFRGSRGDIESGFSEYVPERTLMRVHPARPVNGNSLAFLITVILIFMILNSPQMLHHFLLWVVLAIFVMATSLRMYATCQQLQAQARAHAAAASGLLGHTELRLHMPPSIAIATRGRLQGLRLQLALLDREFDELDYETLRALDTDTAPSTRSMTEEEINALPIHTYKVPVPPKDGSAGLASSSGAAEIKQESGGTEAGIRGSEDELTCTICLDQVKRGELVRSLPCLHQFHANCIDPWLRQQGTCPVCKLRIGSGSGGSRESESDGSDIA, from the exons ATGAGTTTTGTCTTCCGAGGTAGTAGGGGAGATATTGAAAGTGGCTTTTCAGAATATGTTCCTGAAAGAACCTTGATG CGGGTTCATCCAGCTCGCCCAGTTAATGGGAATTCTCTAGCTTTTCTTATCACAG TTATTTTGATATTCATGATATTAAACTCCCCTCAGATGTTACATCATTTTTTG CTCTGGGTTGTACTGGCTATCTTTGTGATGGCTACAAGTCTGAGGATGTATGCAACTTGTCAACAGCTTCAAGCACAGGCTAGGGCTCATGCTGCAGCAGCCTCTGGGTTGCTTGGCCATACTGAACTCCGTCTTCACATGCCACCATCTATTGCAATTGCGACCAGAGGAAGATTGCAGGGACTTAGACTTCAACTTGCACTCCTTGACCGTGAATTTGATGAGCTAG ATTATGAAACTTTGAGAGCTCTTGACACTGATACTGCTCCTAGTACTCGTTCAATGACTGAGGAAGAGATAAATGCTTTGCCTATTCACACTTATAAAGTTCCAGTCCCACCAAA GGATGGCTCTGCCGGTCTGGCATCCTCTTCAGGTGCAGCTGAG ATTAAACAAGAATCTGGAGGAACAGAGGCAGGTATCAGAGGTTCAGAAGATGAGCTGACATGTACTATATGCTTGGACCAAGTTAAGAGGGGGGAGCTTGTTCGTAGCTTACCATGCTTGCATCAG TTTCATGCCAATTGCATTGATCCATGGCTCCGGCAACAAGGAACATGTCCTGTGTGCAAATTAAGGATAGGGTCGGGAAGTGGGGGAAGCAGGGAGAGCGAATCCGATGGTTCAGATATTGCGTAA
- the LOC114170565 gene encoding uncharacterized protein LOC114170565, whose product MDEKWKLSKKEAGCRSQNSTSSTKSLFSRSCSTRGSSSNSPLLRSLSQKSSSTSKTTIPRSFSQKNPSIGKKCTSLAKEHKARFYIMRRCVAMLVCWHKHGDS is encoded by the coding sequence ATGGATGAAAAGTGGAAGCTGTCAAAGAAAGAAGCAGGTTGCAGAAGCCAGAATAGCACATCATCCACCAAGTCATTGTTCTCAAGGAGTTGTTCAACAAGAGGCTCTTCTTCAAACTCTCCCCTCTTGAGGAGCTTATCCCAAAAGAGTTCCTCCACTTCAAAAACCACCATTCCTAGGAGCTTCTCTCAGAAGAACCCCTCCATTGGTAAAAAATGCACCAGCTTAGCCAAGGAGCACAAAGCCAGATTTTACATCATGAGGAGGTGTGTAGCCATGTTAGTTTGCTGGCACAAGCATGGAGATTCATGA
- the LOC114168746 gene encoding laccase-2-like — protein sequence MVSTVPSSPELFVAFLFATSFLSSFPEFILATTSKHGSVTRHYKFDIRLSNVTRLCHIKSMVTVNGKFPGPRITAREGDRIVVKVVNHVPNNVTIHWHGVRQLRSGWADGPSYITQCPIQTGQSYVYNFTIVGQRGTLFWHAHISWLRATIYGPLILLPRLNESYPFEKPHKEVPILFGEWWNADPEAVIAQALQTGAGPNVSDAYTFNGFPGPLYNCSNNETETETFRLKVKPGKTYLLRLINAALNDELFFSIANHTLVVVEADATYVKPFESDIIVLGPGQTSNVLLKTKPEYPNATFFMLARPYFTGTGTFDNSTVAGILEYKKNPLSAKNIPTLKPSLPAINDTSFVANFSSKFRSLNTAKYPAKVPQKVDKSFFFTVGLGTSPCPKNQTCQGPNNSSKFAASMNNISFTLPSIALLQQHFFGQANNGIYTTDFPAVPLRPFNYTGTPPNNTRVTNGTKTVVIPFNTSVQVVLQDTSILVAESHPLHLHGFNFYVVGQGFGNFNPNTDPPKFNLVDPVERNTVGVPSGGWVAIRFLADNPGVWLMHCHFDVHLSWGLRMAWIVEDGKLPNQKLPPPPLDLPKC from the exons atggtCTCAACTGTTCCTTCATCACCAGAACTTTTTGTAGCTTTCCTCTTTGCCACAAGCTTCCTCAGTTCCTTTCCCGAATTTATTCTCGCCACTACTTCAAAGCATGGAAGCGTTACAAGACACTACAAGTTTGAT ATAAGGTTGAGTAATGTTACGAGGCTGTGCCACATAAAGAGCATGGTTACAGTGAACGGGAAGTTCCCTGGTCCTAGAATTACTGCAAGAGAAGGTGACAGAATTGTGGTTAAGGTGGTCAATCATGTTCCCAACAATGTCACCATACACTg GCATGGAGTGAGACAGCTTCGAAGTGGATGGGCAGATGGTCCATCTTACATAACTCAATGTCCCATTCAAACTGGTCAGAGTTACGTGTACAACTTCACCATTGTTGGACAAAGAGGAACTCTTTTCTGGCATGCTCACATTTCATGGTTAAGAGCCACTATCTATGGACCTCTTATCCTTCTCCCTAGGCTCAACGAATCTTACCCTTTTGAAAAACCCCACAAGGAAGTTCCCATCCTCTTTG GTGAGTGGTGGAACGCAGATCCAGAGGCTGTTATTGCACAAGCCCTTCAGACAGGGGCTGGCCCAAATGTTTCAGATGCCTACACCTTTAACGGATTTCCTGGTCCCCTCTACAATTGCTCCAATAACG AGACAGAGACTGAGACGTTCAGGTTAAAGGTGAAACCAGGGAAGACATACCTTCTTCGTTTGATCAATGCTGCACTCAATGACGAGCTCTTTTTCAGCATTGCAAATCACACCCTGGTCGTTGTTGAAGCTGATGCTACTTACGTTAAACCTTTTGAGTCCGATATCATAGTCCTAGGACCGGGACAAACCTCAAACGTTCTGTTAAAGACAAAACCTGAGTACCCAAATGCCACTTTCTTCATGCTAGCGAGACCATATTTCACTGGCACCGGCACTTTCGACAATTCCACAGTTGCTGGCATTCTAGAGTACAAGAAAAACCCACTTTCTGCCAAAAACATTCCCACTTTAAAACCCTCCCTTCCAGCCATCAACGACACTTCCTTCGTTGCCAACTTCTCAAGCAAATTTCGCAGTTTGAACACTGCCAAGTACCCTGCCAAGGTACCTCAAAAAGTTGACAAGAGCTTTTTCTTCACTGTTGGACTTGGAACAAGTCCCTGTCCCAAAAACCAAACATGCCAAGGACCAAACAACAGTTCAAAATTTGCAGCCTCGATGAACAACATATCTTTCACTCTTCCTTCTATAGCACTTCTTCAGCAACATTTCTTTGGGCAGGCTAATAACGGCATTTACACCACTGATTTTCCTGCCGTGCCATTGAGACCATTCAACTACACTGGGACCCCACCGAACAACACAAGGGTCACCAATGGAACAAAGACTGTGGTCATACCCTTTAACACAAGCGTGCAAGTGGTGCTTCAGGATACTAGCATTTTAGTAGCTGAGAGCCACCCTTTGCACCTTCATGGCTTTAATTTCTATGTTGTTGGTCAAGGCTTTGGGAACTTTAATCCCAACACTGACCCTCCAAAATTCAATCTGGTTGATCCAGTTGAAAGGAACACTGTTGGTGTGCCCTCTGGTGGTTGGGTTGCAATCCGGTTCCTTGCTGATAACCCAG GTGTGTGGCTGATGCACTGTCACTTTGATGTGCACCTTAGTTGGGGATTGAGAATGGCTTGGATTGTTGAGGATGGGAAGCTCCCTAATCAGAAGTTGCCTCCTCCACCACTTGATCTTCCCAAGTGTTGA
- the LOC114169877 gene encoding E3 ubiquitin-protein ligase RDUF2-like: MNSDTQQGTPSYWCYSCTRFVHLSSEATIACPHCQSGFVEEIRADASPRHRLSPFPDDHLSLRRQGFRRRRRDAAGNRSPFNPVIVLRGPGDDSAAEHEGASTFELFYDDGDGTGLRPLPPTMSEFLLGSGFDRLLEQFAQIEMNGFGRPENPPASKAAIESMPTVEIGETQVETDAHCAVCKEAFELHAEARELPCKHIYHSDCILPWLSMRNSCPVCRHELPSDLETRAPSQIDEEAIGLTIWRLPGGGFAVGRFSGGRRAGENHFPVVYTEMDGGLNTNGAPRRISRSVRSNRVRESRGFVRVVRNFFSFFGRIGSRNSSSSLSSSEHASVSRSRSHVSSVFSRSSRRHSRTFVLDD; encoded by the coding sequence ATGAATTCCGACACGCAACAAGGAACGCCGTCGTATTGGTGCTACAGCTGTACCCGCTTCGTTCACCTCTCATCGGAGGCCACCATCGCCTGTCCCCACTGCCAGAGTGGCTTCGTCGAAGAGATCCGCGCCGACGCCTCGCCGCGCCACCGTCTCAGCCCTTTCCCCGACGACCATCTTTCGCTCCGCCGACAGGGGTTCCGCCGCCGCCGTCGCGATGCTGCTGGCAACCGCTCCCCCTTTAACCCGGTCATCGTTCTCCGGGGACCCGGCGATGACTCCGCCGCCGAACACGAAGGCGCCAGCACGTTTGAGCTCTTCTACGATGACGGCGACGGGACTGGTCTCCGTCCGCTCCCGCCCACCATGTCGGAGTTCCTCCTTGGCTCAGGCTTCGACCGCCTACTGGAGCAGTTCGCGCAGATCGAGATGAACGGCTTCGGCCGCCCGGAGAACCCTCCGGCGTCCAAGGCGGCGATCGAGTCCATGCCGACTGTCGAGATCGGTGAAACGCAGGTCGAAACCGACGCGCACTGCGCCGTGTGCAAGGAGGCGTTTGAGCTCCACGCGGAGGCGCGTGAGTTACCCTGCAAACATATTTACCACTCCGACTGCATCCTCCCGTGGCTCTCCATGCGGAACTCGTGCCCGGTGTGCCGCCACGAGCTTCCTTCCGATTTGGAAACTAGGGCTCCGAGTCAGATCGACGAGGAGGCGATAGGGTTGACTATCTGGAGGCTTCCAGGAGGGGGATTCGCCGTGGGGCGATTTTCCGGCGGACGCAGAGCCGGAGAGAATCATTTCCCGGTGGTTTATACGGAGATGGACGGTGGACTGAACACGAACGGAGCTCCGAGGAGGATTTCTCGGTCGGTGAGAAGCAATAGGGTTAGGGAGAGTCGAGGGTTTGTTAGGGTTGTTCGCAACTTCTTTTCATTCTTTGGAAGGATCGGTTCTAGAAACTCTTCTTCGTCTCTGTCATCTTCTGAACATGCTTCCGTGAGTAGAAGCCGAAGTCATGTGAGTTCAGTCTTCAGCAGAAGCTCACGGAGACATAGCAGAACTTTTGTTTTGGATGATTAA
- the LOC114169751 gene encoding pumilio homolog 2-like → MLSEFERRPMIGSNEGSFGDELEKEIGMLLREQRRQEADDRERELNIFRSGSAPPTVEGSLSAVGGLFGGGGGGGAAGASGAFSEFQGTKDVNGIVSEEELRSDPAYLTYYYSNVNLNPRLPPPLMSKEDWRFQQRLKGGASVLGGIGDRRKVNRTEENGGRSMFSTPPGFNMRKQESEVDNEKTRGTAEWGGDGLIGLPGLGLSKQKSFAEIFQDDLGGNTSVTGPPSRPASRNAFDDNDIISSTEAEFAHVRRESTTTDGPRPGTNVQGSSASQNTGLPASYSYAAAVGSSLSRSTTPDPQHVARAPSPSITPIGGGRAIASDKRGVSSPDGYNGVSSGINGSSDLMAALSAMNLSAEDMLDGDNHLPSQVESDVDNHRRYLFGRQGGQDHGKQHAYLKKSESAHLQNSSKSRSGSDPNNASLDRQVELQKSNVPSNNSYFKGSPTSHFSRGGSLPPQYQPLDGTNSSFSNYGLSGYAGNPALASLMTNQLGTGNLPPLFETVAAASAMAAPGMDSRILGSGLASGATAPSDVHNLGRMGNQIPGSALQAPFVDPMYHQYLRTSEYAAQLGALSDPSVDRTYLGNSYMNLLELQKAYLGSILSPQKSQYNVPLGGKSGSSTPHGYYGNPAYGVGLSYPGSPMANSVVSTSPVGPGSPVRHNELNLRFASGMRNLAGVMGPWHVDTGSIDESFASSLLEEFKSNKTKCFELSEIAGHVVEFSADQYGSRFIQQKLETATTDEKNMVYQEIMPHALALMTDVFGNYVVQKFFEHGLAAQRRELANKLLGHVLTLSLQMYGCRVIQKAIEVVDLDQKIEMVQELDGNVMRCVRDQNGNHVIQKCIECVPEDAIHFIVSTFFDQVVTLSTHPYGCRVIQRVLEHCKDPITQQKVMDEILGAVSMLAQDQYGNYVVQHVLEHGKPHERSSIIKELAGKIVQMSQQKFASNVVEKCLTFGGPSERQLLVNEMLGSTDENEPLQAMMKDQFANYVVQKVLETCDDQQRELILSRIKVHLNALKKYTYGKHIVARVEKLVAAGERRIAAQSPQPA, encoded by the exons ATGCTGTCTGAATTTGAAAGAAGACCGATGATTGGGAGTAACGAGGGTTCTTTTGGAGATGAACTGGAGAAGGAGATAGGGATGTTGCTTCGTGAGCAACGCAGACAAGAGGCTGATGATCGTGAGAGAGAgcttaatatctttaggagtgGATCAGCGCCTCCAACTGTGGAGGGCTCTTTGAGTGCTGTTGGAGGGTTGTttggtggcggtggtggtggcggtgCTGCTGGTGCTAGTGGTGCGTTTTCTGAGTTTCAAGGGACTAAAGATGTGAATGGGATTGTTTCTGAGGAAGAGCTTAGGTCTGATCCAGCTTATCTTACGTACTATTACTccaatgtgaatttgaatcctAGGCTGCCACCTCCTTTGATGTCAAAGGAGGATTGGAGGTTTCAGCAGAGACTTAAAGGTGGAGCTTCAGTTCTTGGTGGAATAGGAGATAGAAGGAAAGTGAACAGGACTGAAGAAAATGGTGGTAGGTCGATGTTTTCTACCCCTCCGGGTTTTAACATGAGGAAACAAGAGAGTGAAGTGGACAATGAAAAAACAAGAGGTACTGCCGAGTGGGGTGGTGACGGACTAATTGGTTTGCCTGGATTAGGGCTGAGCAAACAAAAGAGCTTTGCAGAAATTTTTCAG GATGATTTGGGGGGTAATACCTCGGTCACGGGCCCTCCTTCTCGTCCAGCCAGTCGTAATGCATTTGATGACAATGATATCATTAGTTCTACAGAAGCGGAGTTCGCTCATGTACGCCGTGAGTCTACGACCACAGATGGACCAAGGCCAGGAACGAATGTTCAAGGATCATCTGCTTCCCAAAATACTGGTCTGCCAGCTTCATATTCTTATGCTGCTGCGGTGGGATCTTCCTTGTCGAGAAGCACTACTCCTGATCCACAGCATGTTGCTAGGGCTCCCAGTCCCTCCATTACACCTATTGGTGGCGGCAGAGCCATTGCTTCTGATAAGAGAGGTGTTTCCAGTCCAGATGGATATAATGGTGTTTCATCTGGAATCAACGGGTCATCAGATCTTATGGCAGCATTGTCAGCGATGAATTTGTCAGCAGAGGACATGTTAGATGGTGATAATCATTTGCCATCACAGGTTGAATCAGATGTTGATAATCACCGAAGATATCTTTTTGGTAGGCAAGGTGGTCAGGATCATGGAAAGCAACATGCTTATTTAAAGAAATCTGAATCAGCTCACTTGCAAAATTCAAGTAAGAGCAGGAGCGGTTCTGATCCTAACAATGCATCCTTGGACAGGCAGGTTGAGCTACAAAAGTCTAATGTTCCTTCCAATAACTCGTATTTCAAAGGATCGCCTACCTCCCATTTTAGTAGAGGAGGTAGTTTGCCTCCTCAGTACCAGCCTTTAGATGGTACAAATTCGTCATTTAGTAACTATGGTCTGAGTGGATATGCTGGAAATCCAGCATTGGCATCCTTGATGACTAACCAACTGGGCACTGGTAATCTGCCTCCATTGTTTGAAACGGTTGCTGCAGCATCAGCAATGGCAGCCCCTGGAATGGACTCAAGAATTCTTGGAAGTGGTTTGGCTTCTGGAGCCACTGCTCCATCTGATGTGCACAATCTTGGTAGgatgggaaatcaaattccggGCAGTGCTCTTCAGGCCCCTTTTGTTGATCCCATGTACCATCAGTACCTGAGAACATCTGAGTATGCAGCACAACTTGGTGCTCTTAGTGACCCCTCTGTAGACAGGACCTACTTAGGTAATTCATACATgaacttacttgagcttcagaaAGCTTATCTTGGGTCTATTCTCTCACCTCAGAAATCTCAATACAATGTACCACTGGGTGGTAAATCAGGCAGCTCCACTCCTCATGGTTATTATGGAAATCCTGCATATGGTGTTGGGTTGTCTTATCCAGGAAGTCCAATGGCAAACTCTGTTGTGTCCACTTCTCCAGTAGGACCTGGAAGTCCTGTTAGGCACAATGAACTGAATCTTCGTTTTGCTTCTGGAATGAGGAATTTGGCTGGGGTAATGGGACCTTGGCATGTAGATACTGGTAGCATTGATGAAAGTTTTGCTTCTTCTCTGTTGGAGGAGTTTAAAAGCAATAAAACAAAGTGTTTTGAGCTTTCTGAAATTGCTGGTCACGTTGTTGAATTCAG TGCTGATCAATATGGGAGTCGATTTATTCAACAAAAGCTTGAAACAGCTACTACAGATGAAAAAAACATGGTTTATCAGGAGATCATGCCACATGCCCTTGCTTTGATGACTGATGTCTTTGGTAATTATGTGGTTCAAAAG TTTTTTGAGCATGGTCTTGCAGCCCAGAGAAGAGAATTGGCCAACAAACTTCTTGGCCATGTTCTGACACTTAGCCTTCAAATGTATGGTTGTCGAGTTATCCAGAAG GCCATCGAAGTTGTTGATCTGGATCAGAAGATAGAGATGGTGCAAGAGCTTGATGGTAATGTCATGCGCTGTGTACGTGATCAGAATGGTAATCATGTCATTCAGAAGTGTATTGAATGCGTCCCTGAAGATGCAATCCATTTTATTGTCTCAACATTTTTTGATCAAGTCGTGACCCTCTCAACCCATCCATATGGTTGCCGTGTGATACAG AGAGTACTGGAGCACTGCAAAGATCCTATAACACAGCAGAAAGTTATGGATGAAATTTTAGGGGCAGTTAGTATGTTAGCTCAGGATCAGTATGGCAACTACGTTGTTCAg CATGTTCTAGAACATGGGAAGCCTCATGAACGTTCTtctataataaaagaattagcCGGCAAGATTGTTCAAATGAGTCAACAGAAGTTTGCGTCAAATGTTGTGGAGAAATGTCTGACCTTTGGGGGCCCTTCTGAGCGCCAATTACTAGTAAATGAAATGCTTGGCTCCACAGATGAAAATGAGCCTCTTCAG GCAATGATGAAAGATCAGTTTGCAAATTACGTTGTACAAAAGGTGCTGGAAACATGTGATGATCAGCAACGCGAACTGATTCTTTCACGGATTAAGGTTCATTTAAATGCATTGAAGAAGTACACGTATGGGAAGCACATCGTTGCACGTGTAGAGAAACTTGTTGCTGCTGGAG AAAGGAGAATTGCAGCTCAGTCTCCCCAACCTGCTTAG